ACGCCAGGGGCGGCACCGCCCCGATTCAGGTCGCCAAGCAGCTCGGCGTCGTGCGCGACACCGCAGACCAACTGCGTCTGCGCCTCCGCCGCTAGGGCGATTTGTGTGCGTTCAGGAGCGCTGAGCGCTCGCGAATGCACACAAATCGCAGTTATTCGTCGGCGGCGGCCAGCCACGCCTCTTCGAGGGATTCCTTGCGCGCCAGCATTTCCTGAAGCTCGGCGTTGAGCTCGCCCGCACGCACGTGATCGGCGGCCGCCTCGGCCATCGACTCGTGCAACGTAGCGATCCGCTTCTCGAGCTTCTCCAGCTGACCCTCGATGCGCGCCATCTCCTTGCCCGCGCGGCGTTCCCGCGCCGACGCCGACTCGCCGCGCGGCGCGTCCACACGAGTAGGCGCATCGGGTGTCGCGGCCGCCCGATCCGCCAGGTACTGCTCGATGCCGCCCGGCAGCAGGTCGCACCGCCCACCTCCGGTGAGCGCATACGTGACGTCGGAGACCCGCTCCAGGAAATACCTGTCGTGCGTCACGACGATCAACGTGCCCGGCCACCCGTCGAGGTAGTCCTCGATGACTGTCAGGGTGTCGATGTCGAGATCGTTTGTGGGCTCATCGAGTAGCAGTACGTTGGGTTCGTCGAGGAGCAGCCGCAGAAACTGCAGCCGTCGGCGCTCGCCACCGGACAGCTCCGCCAGCCGCGCGGTCAGCTTGTCGCCGGTGAACCCGAAGTCCTTCAACAGCGTGTCGGCGGAGATCTCGCGCCCGCCGGCCAATTGTGTAATGCGGCGACGGTTTTCGACAGCGTCGATCACGCGTTCCGATCCGTCCAGCTCGGCGAGCGCCTGGCTCAGGTAGCCGATCTTCAGCGTCTTACCGCGCTTGACCGTGCCCGATGCCGGTTGCAGTTCACCCGCCAGCAGCCGCAGCACCGACGTCTTGCCGGTGCCGTTCACGCCGACGAGGCCGATGCGCGCTCCCGGCCCGATGGACCAGTCGATGCCGTCCAGTACGACATTGGGCCCGACCTCCAAGCGGACGCGATGCAGATCGAACACGTCCTTGCCGAGCCGCGTGATCGCAAAGTTCTGCAGCCCAAGCGAATCCCGCGGCGGCGGTTCGTTCGCGATCAGATCGTTGGCGGCCTGGATGCGGAACTTCGGCTTCGACGTCCGCGCGGGCGGTCCACGCCGCAGCCAGGCCAGCTCCTTGCGCATCAGATTCTGGCGACGCGCCTCGACCCCCGCGGCCAACCGGGCGCGTTCAGCGCGGGCCAGGACATAGGCCGCATATCCACCGTCGTACGCGTCGACGACACCGTCGTGCACCTCCCACGTCGTGGTGCACACCGCGTCGAGAAACCAGCGGTCGTGGCTCACCACCACCAGCGTTTTGGCGCGGCGGGCGTTCAGATGGGCTGCGAGCCAACCGATCACCTCGACGTCCAGATGGTTCGTCGGCTCGTCGAGCACAAGCACGTCGTGCCCCGCGATCAACTCCGTCGCCAGTGCCACCCGTCGGCGTTCACCGCCGGACAGCCGGCCCACCTCGCTGTCGAGCTCGACACCCGACAGCAGATGGGATACGACGTCCCGGGTGCCGGGTTCGGCGGCCCACACATGGTCGGGCCGCCCTCCTACGATCACGTCCCGCACGGTCGCGCCGCCGAACTCGTCTGTCTGCCGCAGATAACCCACCGACAACCCCGACGTATGGGTCACCCGACCGCAGTCGGGTTCGCGGGCGCGCGTCAGCACCTGCAGCAGGGTGGTCTTCCCGTCGCCATTGCGTCCGACGACCCCGATCGCGTCACCCTCGTCGACCCCGAGGCTGACGCCGTTGAGCAGCGTCCGGGTGCCATACGCGACGCTCGCGCGCTCCACGTTGATCAGATTCGCCATCGCGCCCGATGATAGGGACGCCGCCTGCCGAGGGTTAGCTGACCTAACTCAGCGCCCCGGCAATCCCGGGCTGTCGTCTCTCGGCGCTGTGCCATGATCGAAGGCGGAAATCGGAGGATTTGCAGCTAGGGGAGCGTGCGTTGGTGGACCTATCAGCACTGACCAGACCAGTGGAACGGTTGGTCGCCACCGCGCAGAACGGGCTGGAAGTTCTGCGCTACGGCGGCCTGGAGACGGGCGCTGTGCCGTCGCCGTTCCAGATCATCCAGAGTGTGCCGATGTACCGGCTGCGGCGGTACTTCCCGCCCGACAACAGGCCGGGAGCGAAGCCGCCCGGCCCGCCGGTGCTGATGGTGCATCCGATGATGATGTCGGCCGACATGTGGGACGTCACCCGCGAGGAAGGCGCCGTCGGCATCCTGCACAAGGCCGGACTCGACCCCTGGGTCATCGACTTCGGCTCGCCCGACAAGGTCGAGGGTGGCATGGACCGCAACCTCGCCGACCACGTCGTCGCACTGAGCGAAGCCATCGACACCGTGAAAGAGGTGACCGGCCGCGACGTGCACCTGGCCGGCTACTCGCAGGGCGGCATGTTCGCCTATCAGACCGCCGCCTATCGCAGGTCGAAGGATCTGGCGAGCATCATCGCGTTCGGCTCACCGGTCGACACGCTCGCCGGCCTGCCGATGAACATGCCCGCCAGCATCGCGCCTGCGGCGGCGGACTTCATGGCCGACCACGTGTTCAGCCGCATGGACATCCCCGGCTGGTTGGCGCGCACCGGTTTTCAGATGCTCGATCCGATCAAGACGGCCCAGTCACGCATCGACTTCCTCCGCCAGCTCCACGACCGCGAGGCTCTACTGCCCCGTGAGCAGCAGCGGCGCTTCCTGCAGTCCGAAGGCTGGATCGCATGGTCCGGCCCCGCGATCGCCGAACTGCTCAAGCAGTTCATCGCGCACAACCGAATGATGAGTGGCGGCTTCTCGATTCACGGTGATCTCGTCACGCTGTCAGACATCGAATGCCCTGTGCTGGCCGTCATCGGTGAGGTCGACGACATCGGTCAGCCGGCGTCGGTGCGCGGCATCAAGCGCGCCGCGCCCAAGGCGGACGTCTACGAATACGTCATCCGCGCAGGACATTTCGGTCTGGTCGTCGGAAGCAAGGCATCGTCGCAGACTTGGCCGACGGTCGCCCAGTGGGTCAAGTGGGTCGACTCCGACGGCAAGTTGCCCGAAGGCGTCAATCCGATGGCGCTACAGCCGGAGGAGCACAAGGAGAGCGGCGTCTCCTTCAGTTCGCGATTGGCGCACGGCACCTCCGCGGCGACCGAGATGGTGTTCACGCTCGCGCGGTCGGCCGCCGATGCGGTGGTCGCGGCCAACAAGTCCGCGCGCGCCATGGTGGTGGAGACGTACCGCACCCTGCCCCGCCTCGCCCGGCTGGGTCAGATCAACGACCACACCCGAATCTCGCTGGGCCGCATCATGTCCGAGCAGGCGCGCGACATGCCCAACGGCGAAGCGCTGCTGTTCGACGGTCGCGTCCACACCTACGAGGCGGTGGATCGCCGCATCAACAACGTCGTCCGCGGCCTGATCGACGTGGGGGTGCGGCAGGGCGCGCACGTCGGGGTCCTGATGGAGACGCGCCCCAGCGCGCTGGTCGCGATCGCCGCGCTGTCCCGCCTCGGTGCGGTGGCCGTCCTGATGCCGCCCGACGCCGACCTGGTGGCCGCCGCCCGGCTCGGCGCGGTCTCCGACATCATCGCCGACCCGAGCAACCTCGAGGCTGCGCGCAAGCTGGACATGCGCGTCCTCGTGCTCGGCGGTGGTGAGGCGCGCGACCTGGATCTCCCCGAGGACGCCGACGTCATCGACATGGAGAAGATCGACCCCGACCTCGTCGAGCTGCCGGGCTGGTATCGGCCCAACCCCGCGCTGGCCCGCGACCTCGCGTTCATCGGTTTCAGCTCGATCGGCGGCGAGTTGGTGCCCCGCCAGATCACCAACTACCGGTGGGCGCTGTCGGCGTTCGGCACCGCATCGGCGGCCAACCTGGGCCGCGGAGACACGGTTTACTGCCTGACGCCGCTGCACCATCAATCCGGCCTGCTGGTCGCACTCGGCGGCG
The nucleotide sequence above comes from Mycolicibacterium moriokaense. Encoded proteins:
- a CDS encoding ABC-F family ATP-binding cassette domain-containing protein — its product is MANLINVERASVAYGTRTLLNGVSLGVDEGDAIGVVGRNGDGKTTLLQVLTRAREPDCGRVTHTSGLSVGYLRQTDEFGGATVRDVIVGGRPDHVWAAEPGTRDVVSHLLSGVELDSEVGRLSGGERRRVALATELIAGHDVLVLDEPTNHLDVEVIGWLAAHLNARRAKTLVVVSHDRWFLDAVCTTTWEVHDGVVDAYDGGYAAYVLARAERARLAAGVEARRQNLMRKELAWLRRGPPARTSKPKFRIQAANDLIANEPPPRDSLGLQNFAITRLGKDVFDLHRVRLEVGPNVVLDGIDWSIGPGARIGLVGVNGTGKTSVLRLLAGELQPASGTVKRGKTLKIGYLSQALAELDGSERVIDAVENRRRITQLAGGREISADTLLKDFGFTGDKLTARLAELSGGERRRLQFLRLLLDEPNVLLLDEPTNDLDIDTLTVIEDYLDGWPGTLIVVTHDRYFLERVSDVTYALTGGGRCDLLPGGIEQYLADRAAATPDAPTRVDAPRGESASARERRAGKEMARIEGQLEKLEKRIATLHESMAEAAADHVRAGELNAELQEMLARKESLEEAWLAAADE
- a CDS encoding acyl-CoA synthetase is translated as MDLSALTRPVERLVATAQNGLEVLRYGGLETGAVPSPFQIIQSVPMYRLRRYFPPDNRPGAKPPGPPVLMVHPMMMSADMWDVTREEGAVGILHKAGLDPWVIDFGSPDKVEGGMDRNLADHVVALSEAIDTVKEVTGRDVHLAGYSQGGMFAYQTAAYRRSKDLASIIAFGSPVDTLAGLPMNMPASIAPAAADFMADHVFSRMDIPGWLARTGFQMLDPIKTAQSRIDFLRQLHDREALLPREQQRRFLQSEGWIAWSGPAIAELLKQFIAHNRMMSGGFSIHGDLVTLSDIECPVLAVIGEVDDIGQPASVRGIKRAAPKADVYEYVIRAGHFGLVVGSKASSQTWPTVAQWVKWVDSDGKLPEGVNPMALQPEEHKESGVSFSSRLAHGTSAATEMVFTLARSAADAVVAANKSARAMVVETYRTLPRLARLGQINDHTRISLGRIMSEQARDMPNGEALLFDGRVHTYEAVDRRINNVVRGLIDVGVRQGAHVGVLMETRPSALVAIAALSRLGAVAVLMPPDADLVAAARLGAVSDIIADPSNLEAARKLDMRVLVLGGGEARDLDLPEDADVIDMEKIDPDLVELPGWYRPNPALARDLAFIGFSSIGGELVPRQITNYRWALSAFGTASAANLGRGDTVYCLTPLHHQSGLLVALGGAVVGGSRIALSRGLRPDRFVQEIRQYGVTVVSYTWAMLRDVIDDPSFSLAGSHPVRLFIGSGMPTGLWKRVIDVFQPAHVVEFFATSDGQAVLANVSGAKIGSKGRPLPGSGEIALAAYDPEDDLILEDERGFVRRAEANEVGVLLARPRGPIDPTASIKRGVFAPADTWVSTEYLFRRDDDGDYWLVDSRGLVIHSPRGVVFAATVNDAVSRLDAVDLAVTYGVDAGDQHLAVTALALRPGGTIPSADLSEALADLPVGSPPDLVHVVPEMALSASCRPLVSPLREAGIPKPSRNAWYLDRDTNRYKRLTVAVRAEIVGG